Proteins encoded by one window of Lutibacter sp. A64:
- a CDS encoding ABC transporter substrate-binding protein has protein sequence MKTIKDQIGREITLKNTPKRIVSLVPSQTELLYDLALENELIGITKFCVHPYHLKPTKTSVGGTKKVDYEKIKALNPDFILCNKEENAYDMLPELEKIAPTYFSDVNTIQQAIDLILHLGSILNRRTEADNLVHKIEFKMNDFKQFIKDKPTRKVAYFIWAKPWMVAGNDTFINEMMLLNKFENIYGDMSRYPKVEINKIRHEGDPDVVILSSEPFPFKDEHAMEIATFTNRSVTVFGDGEMFSWFGSRMLLAFDYFKELHKKLESHF, from the coding sequence ATGAAAACAATTAAAGATCAAATTGGAAGAGAAATCACATTAAAAAACACACCTAAAAGAATTGTTTCTTTAGTTCCTTCGCAAACAGAATTATTATATGATCTAGCCTTAGAAAATGAATTGATTGGTATTACCAAGTTTTGTGTTCATCCGTATCATTTAAAGCCTACAAAAACAAGTGTTGGAGGTACTAAAAAAGTAGATTATGAAAAAATTAAAGCGTTAAACCCTGACTTTATTTTATGCAATAAAGAAGAAAACGCTTACGATATGCTGCCTGAATTAGAAAAAATTGCACCTACTTATTTTTCTGATGTAAATACCATACAACAAGCTATTGACTTAATTTTACACTTAGGTTCAATTCTTAACCGAAGAACTGAAGCTGATAATTTAGTGCATAAAATTGAGTTTAAAATGAACGATTTTAAACAATTTATAAAAGACAAACCCACCAGAAAAGTTGCTTATTTTATTTGGGCAAAACCGTGGATGGTTGCAGGAAACGACACCTTTATCAACGAAATGATGCTACTTAATAAGTTTGAAAATATTTATGGAGATATGAGTCGCTACCCTAAAGTAGAAATCAATAAAATACGCCACGAAGGCGATCCAGACGTGGTAATACTATCTTCAGAACCTTTTCCTTTTAAAGATGAACACGCCATGGAAATAGCAACCTTTACAAATCGTTCTGTTACAGTTTTTGGAGATGGCGAAATGTTTAGTTGGTTTGGTTCTAGAATGCTTTTAGCTTTTGATTATTTTAAAGAATTACATAAAAAATTAGAAAGCCATTTCTAA